One Setaria italica strain Yugu1 chromosome II, Setaria_italica_v2.0, whole genome shotgun sequence DNA segment encodes these proteins:
- the LOC101779277 gene encoding uncharacterized protein LOC101779277 isoform X3: MNGASGCSVPAATGGNGAVFHSWRHGWARRVARFAPVYGTMALSSSGMARCSYRRHSARFYSFLYAQWILRHLTCYSRAIKLNRACLTRKKIPGSTKGKHLGNIYLLPSWKWVPLWIQHTMDDYFVYIFLDYHPTRVLTLAYLPFVLCTTVVFTYHDAKINTRARTLVGYSLFLLRSLGLITEEVVLQPLLVCVPLLQYFASQKVMLKGQWPGICP, encoded by the exons ATGAATGGGGCCTCCGGTTGCTCcgtgccggcggcgacgggcggcaatgGTGCAG TGTTTCATTCTTGGAGGCACGGCTGGGCGAGGCGAGTTGCTAG ATTTGCTCCTGTATATGGGACTATGGCATTGTCGTCATCTGGAATGGCACGTTGCTCTTACAGACGTCATAG TGCTCGTTTCTACTCCTTTTTATATGCCCAATGGATTCTTCGTCATCTTACATGTTACTCAAG GGCCATCAAGTTGAACCGAGCATGCCTTACAAGAAAGAAAATCCCGGGTTCAACTAAG GGCAAGCATCTGGGCAATATTTATCTGCTGCCTTCTTGGAAATGGGTGCCTCTTTGGATTCAACACACTATGGACGATTACTTTGTTTACATCTTCCTT GATTACCATCCAACGAGAGTTCTAACTCTTGCTTATCTACCATTTGTCCTATGCACAACTGTGGTATTCACATACCACGATGCAAAGATAAACACCAGGGCTCGCACCTTAGTGGGGTACTCACTGTTCTTGTTGCGCTCGCTTGGACTGATAACA GAAGAGGTGGTGCTGCAACCTTTGCTGGTGTGTGTACCGTTGCTGCAGTATTTTGCATCGCAGAAGGTCATGCTGAAGGGGCAATGGCCAGGGATCTGTCCTTGA
- the LOC101779277 gene encoding uncharacterized protein LOC101779277 isoform X2, translated as MNGASGCSVPAATGGNVFHSWRHGWARRVARFAPVYGTMALSSSGMARCSYRRHSARFYSFLYAQWILRHLTCYSSTCCLIHRAIKLNRACLTRKKIPGSTKGKHLGNIYLLPSWKWVPLWIQHTMDDYFVYIFLDYHPTRVLTLAYLPFVLCTTVVFTYHDAKINTRARTLVGYSLFLLRSLGLITEEVVLQPLLVCVPLLQYFASQKVMLKGQWPGICP; from the exons ATGAATGGGGCCTCCGGTTGCTCcgtgccggcggcgacgggcggcaatg TGTTTCATTCTTGGAGGCACGGCTGGGCGAGGCGAGTTGCTAG ATTTGCTCCTGTATATGGGACTATGGCATTGTCGTCATCTGGAATGGCACGTTGCTCTTACAGACGTCATAG TGCTCGTTTCTACTCCTTTTTATATGCCCAATGGATTCTTCGTCATCTTACATGTTACTCAAG TACTTGTTGCTTGATCCATAGGGCCATCAAGTTGAACCGAGCATGCCTTACAAGAAAGAAAATCCCGGGTTCAACTAAG GGCAAGCATCTGGGCAATATTTATCTGCTGCCTTCTTGGAAATGGGTGCCTCTTTGGATTCAACACACTATGGACGATTACTTTGTTTACATCTTCCTT GATTACCATCCAACGAGAGTTCTAACTCTTGCTTATCTACCATTTGTCCTATGCACAACTGTGGTATTCACATACCACGATGCAAAGATAAACACCAGGGCTCGCACCTTAGTGGGGTACTCACTGTTCTTGTTGCGCTCGCTTGGACTGATAACA GAAGAGGTGGTGCTGCAACCTTTGCTGGTGTGTGTACCGTTGCTGCAGTATTTTGCATCGCAGAAGGTCATGCTGAAGGGGCAATGGCCAGGGATCTGTCCTTGA
- the LOC101779277 gene encoding uncharacterized protein LOC101779277 isoform X4 — translation MNGASGCSVPAATGGNGAVFHSWRHGWARRVARFAPVYGTMALSSSGMARCSYRRHSARFYSFLYAQWILRHLTCYSSTCCLIHRAIKLNRACLTRKKIPGSTKGKHLGNIYLLPSWKWVPLWIQHTMDDYFVYIFLINTRARTLVGYSLFLLRSLGLITEEVVLQPLLVCVPLLQYFASQKVMLKGQWPGICP, via the exons ATGAATGGGGCCTCCGGTTGCTCcgtgccggcggcgacgggcggcaatgGTGCAG TGTTTCATTCTTGGAGGCACGGCTGGGCGAGGCGAGTTGCTAG ATTTGCTCCTGTATATGGGACTATGGCATTGTCGTCATCTGGAATGGCACGTTGCTCTTACAGACGTCATAG TGCTCGTTTCTACTCCTTTTTATATGCCCAATGGATTCTTCGTCATCTTACATGTTACTCAAG TACTTGTTGCTTGATCCATAGGGCCATCAAGTTGAACCGAGCATGCCTTACAAGAAAGAAAATCCCGGGTTCAACTAAG GGCAAGCATCTGGGCAATATTTATCTGCTGCCTTCTTGGAAATGGGTGCCTCTTTGGATTCAACACACTATGGACGATTACTTTGTTTACATCTTCCTT ATAAACACCAGGGCTCGCACCTTAGTGGGGTACTCACTGTTCTTGTTGCGCTCGCTTGGACTGATAACA GAAGAGGTGGTGCTGCAACCTTTGCTGGTGTGTGTACCGTTGCTGCAGTATTTTGCATCGCAGAAGGTCATGCTGAAGGGGCAATGGCCAGGGATCTGTCCTTGA
- the LOC101779277 gene encoding uncharacterized protein LOC101779277 isoform X1 has protein sequence MNGASGCSVPAATGGNGAVFHSWRHGWARRVARFAPVYGTMALSSSGMARCSYRRHSARFYSFLYAQWILRHLTCYSSTCCLIHRAIKLNRACLTRKKIPGSTKGKHLGNIYLLPSWKWVPLWIQHTMDDYFVYIFLDYHPTRVLTLAYLPFVLCTTVVFTYHDAKINTRARTLVGYSLFLLRSLGLITEEVVLQPLLVCVPLLQYFASQKVMLKGQWPGICP, from the exons ATGAATGGGGCCTCCGGTTGCTCcgtgccggcggcgacgggcggcaatgGTGCAG TGTTTCATTCTTGGAGGCACGGCTGGGCGAGGCGAGTTGCTAG ATTTGCTCCTGTATATGGGACTATGGCATTGTCGTCATCTGGAATGGCACGTTGCTCTTACAGACGTCATAG TGCTCGTTTCTACTCCTTTTTATATGCCCAATGGATTCTTCGTCATCTTACATGTTACTCAAG TACTTGTTGCTTGATCCATAGGGCCATCAAGTTGAACCGAGCATGCCTTACAAGAAAGAAAATCCCGGGTTCAACTAAG GGCAAGCATCTGGGCAATATTTATCTGCTGCCTTCTTGGAAATGGGTGCCTCTTTGGATTCAACACACTATGGACGATTACTTTGTTTACATCTTCCTT GATTACCATCCAACGAGAGTTCTAACTCTTGCTTATCTACCATTTGTCCTATGCACAACTGTGGTATTCACATACCACGATGCAAAGATAAACACCAGGGCTCGCACCTTAGTGGGGTACTCACTGTTCTTGTTGCGCTCGCTTGGACTGATAACA GAAGAGGTGGTGCTGCAACCTTTGCTGGTGTGTGTACCGTTGCTGCAGTATTTTGCATCGCAGAAGGTCATGCTGAAGGGGCAATGGCCAGGGATCTGTCCTTGA